A region from the Leptospira venezuelensis genome encodes:
- a CDS encoding formylglycine-generating enzyme family protein, translating to MNSYSFRPIHFIILFLSLIFLAAPHILGSPDPSKPCYGKKIKGMQCIPEGYFIRGSNTHDPDEAPEQKIYLSDFFIDLYEVTNEDFSKCIEEGSCKDCLYNGTCDYIGPAYGDLYLKPKQPVLGVSWYTAKEYCEWVGKRLPTEAEWEKAARGPKGNLFPWGNKPANCKLAVIEEDERKGCVYKKINPPNLMPTAPVGSRPAGVYGLFDMAGNSWEWVQDWYSENYKVCGEACNGKDPKGPCDGEDNCPGFDKKTLKGGSWWWPSSYARGSKRRAHVPQNYPEYHHFGFRCAKDAG from the coding sequence ATGAACTCATATTCCTTTCGTCCGATCCATTTTATCATTCTATTTTTATCTTTAATCTTTTTGGCAGCTCCACATATACTCGGATCTCCTGATCCGAGCAAGCCATGTTATGGAAAAAAAATCAAAGGAATGCAATGTATTCCTGAAGGATATTTCATCCGGGGAAGTAATACCCACGATCCCGACGAGGCTCCCGAACAAAAAATTTATCTCAGCGACTTCTTCATAGATTTATACGAAGTCACAAATGAGGATTTCAGCAAATGTATAGAAGAAGGCTCCTGCAAAGATTGTCTCTATAACGGCACTTGCGATTATATTGGTCCTGCTTATGGTGATCTATATTTAAAACCAAAACAGCCTGTTCTAGGAGTAAGTTGGTATACTGCAAAAGAATATTGTGAATGGGTAGGTAAAAGGCTCCCAACAGAAGCAGAATGGGAAAAGGCTGCGAGAGGTCCAAAAGGAAACTTATTTCCTTGGGGAAACAAACCCGCCAACTGTAAGTTAGCTGTCATTGAGGAAGATGAAAGAAAGGGTTGTGTATATAAAAAGATCAATCCTCCGAATTTAATGCCCACTGCTCCCGTAGGAAGTAGACCTGCAGGAGTTTACGGACTTTTTGATATGGCCGGAAATTCCTGGGAATGGGTCCAAGACTGGTATTCCGAAAATTACAAAGTATGCGGGGAGGCCTGTAATGGAAAAGATCCAAAAGGGCCTTGCGACGGAGAAGATAACTGTCCTGGTTTTGATAAAAAAACCTTAAAAGGCGGATCCTGGTGGTGGCCCTCAAGTTATGCAAGAGGTTCCAAAAGAAGAGCGCATGTACCTCAAAATTACCCTGAATATCATCATTTTGGGTTCCGTTGTGCAAAGGACGCAGGTTAA
- a CDS encoding PP2C family protein-serine/threonine phosphatase has translation MKTKNLKKPIVSLLLVLLLGCGSSELTPISGTETPSTNWEQDKSPYIISNWAFSEIPSGNFFHGHFPILPGQNSENLSGQDSSKIESFSAAPSNISNYNPKGKDSSFVFFHSVKRSKNDLDILISAYIPFCPSGCYLGVKSEGKEQIIVPGESEDSSKPRIVVIPFQNEEVTLALQLFPFNGPRNMMENPVVGSFSEIQTVYLVKALRVLLFSSLEFFSFFFFAFIYIRRPQDKFNLSFALLNLSLAIWYPAYEGWFQYIVDSPWTWVIFGYSLGAFLPILFYEFTIGIFQAPRNIPGRILQFLFILLTIWPSLEYAITGGHQYFGRIAFHIFLVILVFFYMNTLYIFFRYRWSSILSFRWVVTGLILVAVSSFYTVLSFAGFGQAQPWVNESFLGLTLLFSLALAKRYAEVFRALEKSEGKLKSLNESLETKVEERTKIIELQKAELVQKGRILAKDLSIAGKIQNALLPRELPVIPNARISYRYKPMMEIGGDLLDVIYDPSTSSLGMFIGDVTGHGVSAALLASMLKMTLGDWSILLQDPSSLLLHIRNQFEGKLDGHFITATLVTVDLRSGKTLIANAGHPECLILRKGGVVEFYRPKGVAIYEAIPTTYQTESVDLQPGDKVVLYTDGIPDSRNAEGEFFGEDRLSELLRKNSNQLPEDLCDSVIHGVQAFQGEFQNQDDMALLVVEYLG, from the coding sequence ATGAAAACAAAAAATCTAAAGAAACCTATCGTTTCTCTCTTGTTGGTCCTCCTACTAGGATGCGGATCTTCAGAGCTTACTCCAATTTCAGGAACGGAGACACCATCTACAAATTGGGAACAAGATAAAAGCCCATATATAATTTCAAATTGGGCATTTTCCGAAATCCCTTCTGGAAATTTTTTTCATGGGCATTTCCCTATTCTGCCGGGACAAAATTCCGAAAATCTTTCCGGTCAAGATTCATCTAAAATAGAATCTTTTTCAGCCGCACCTTCTAATATCTCGAATTATAATCCCAAAGGAAAGGATTCATCTTTTGTATTCTTTCATTCGGTCAAAAGAAGCAAGAACGATCTAGATATATTAATTTCTGCTTATATACCATTTTGTCCATCAGGATGTTATTTAGGAGTAAAATCAGAAGGCAAAGAACAAATCATCGTCCCTGGAGAATCTGAAGATTCCTCCAAACCTAGGATTGTAGTCATTCCATTCCAAAACGAAGAGGTTACACTGGCCCTACAACTATTCCCTTTTAATGGGCCAAGAAACATGATGGAAAACCCTGTGGTAGGTAGTTTTTCAGAAATACAAACTGTCTATCTGGTAAAGGCACTTAGAGTATTATTATTTAGCTCTTTGGAGTTTTTTTCCTTCTTCTTTTTTGCATTTATATATATCAGAAGACCCCAGGATAAATTTAATCTCTCATTTGCACTTTTAAACTTATCCTTAGCTATTTGGTATCCTGCTTATGAAGGTTGGTTCCAATACATAGTAGATTCTCCTTGGACCTGGGTAATTTTCGGGTATTCATTAGGAGCATTTCTTCCTATTTTATTTTACGAATTTACAATCGGAATTTTCCAAGCACCCAGAAATATTCCCGGAAGAATATTACAATTTCTTTTTATTCTTCTGACCATATGGCCTTCGCTGGAGTATGCCATTACTGGAGGGCATCAATATTTCGGAAGGATCGCATTCCATATATTTTTAGTTATATTAGTATTCTTTTATATGAATACTTTATATATATTTTTCAGATATAGATGGAGCAGTATCCTGTCCTTTCGATGGGTAGTTACTGGTTTAATTTTGGTAGCAGTATCTTCTTTTTATACTGTGTTGAGTTTCGCAGGTTTTGGTCAGGCTCAACCTTGGGTGAACGAAAGTTTCCTAGGGTTAACACTATTATTCAGCTTAGCTCTTGCCAAAAGATATGCAGAAGTTTTTAGGGCTTTGGAAAAATCCGAAGGCAAACTCAAATCTTTAAACGAATCCTTAGAAACAAAGGTAGAAGAAAGGACTAAAATTATCGAGCTCCAAAAAGCTGAACTTGTACAAAAAGGAAGAATTTTAGCGAAAGATCTTTCGATCGCAGGAAAAATCCAAAATGCACTTCTGCCCAGAGAGCTTCCCGTTATACCGAATGCAAGGATCTCTTATAGATACAAACCGATGATGGAAATTGGCGGGGACCTACTGGATGTGATTTACGATCCTTCTACAAGTTCCTTAGGAATGTTCATCGGAGATGTGACCGGTCACGGGGTTTCTGCCGCACTTTTAGCGTCCATGTTAAAAATGACCTTGGGAGATTGGTCAATCCTTCTGCAAGATCCTTCTTCTCTTCTATTACATATTCGTAATCAATTCGAAGGAAAACTGGACGGCCATTTTATCACTGCGACCTTAGTTACTGTGGATTTAAGATCGGGCAAAACACTGATCGCAAATGCTGGACATCCCGAATGCCTTATTTTGAGAAAAGGTGGAGTTGTAGAATTCTATAGACCGAAAGGAGTCGCGATCTACGAGGCAATCCCAACCACTTATCAAACAGAATCAGTGGATTTACAACCTGGAGACAAGGTAGTTTTATATACGGATGGAATTCCTGATTCCAGAAATGCTGAAGGAGAATTTTTCGGAGAAGATCGTCTGTCCGAATTACTTAGAAAAAACTCCAATCAACTCCCTGAAGATCTTTGCGATTCTGTCATTCACGGAGTACAAGCTTTCCAGGGGGAATTCCAAAACCAAGATGATATGGCTTTGCTAGTTGTGGAATATTTAGGATAA